One window of Phycisphaeraceae bacterium genomic DNA carries:
- a CDS encoding DUF4870 domain-containing protein — protein sequence MSSQTHQSQYAGPRAQMNEQFEPYHAEDLQPWETNYAMWIHLGALIAYVAAVIPSLGVAFPVPLIAALVLWLVHKHDSEFLDDHGREAVNFQISMCIFYMIAWVVGAMMFCVGYYITLPLVSIFGIVGCAMGAYAGKQGQIYRYPATIRFL from the coding sequence ATGTCTTCACAGACGCACCAATCCCAGTATGCAGGTCCTCGTGCACAGATGAACGAACAGTTCGAGCCATACCACGCTGAAGATCTCCAGCCTTGGGAGACAAACTACGCGATGTGGATCCATCTGGGTGCACTTATTGCGTACGTTGCAGCCGTTATCCCATCACTTGGTGTTGCTTTCCCGGTACCGTTGATCGCGGCGCTTGTGCTGTGGCTGGTTCACAAGCACGACTCAGAGTTTCTCGATGACCACGGTCGCGAAGCTGTCAACTTTCAGATCAGTATGTGTATTTTCTATATGATCGCTTGGGTTGTCGGTGCCATGATGTTCTGTGTCGGGTACTACATCACGCTTCCGCTTGTGTCGATCTTCGGGATCGTCGGATGCGCGATGGGCGCTTATGCTGGGAAGCAGGGGCAGATCTACCGGTACCCAGCCACGATCAGATTTCTGTAG
- a CDS encoding 1-acyl-sn-glycerol-3-phosphate acyltransferase, whose protein sequence is MLIWTFILGLALVCLVTFAFVCQHLERNNPRHDAIAGMLYACGRWYVRRMHRLQVRSQHHLPDNPGPLIVIANHTAGIDPILIQCVCPFEIRWMMAADMRHPRGEPFWQWMKIIFVDRSRPDTNALRLAIRHVQAGGVLGIFPEGRIERPRGVLLPFQRGVGALVKQTGATVLPVLVEGTPPADTAWGSILKKSRSRVTFLAPVSYSDDRTSAQDIATDLESRIAGAMKMDSTTTSRAASDTDFQHHADSHPIDAARSRNKRHTDGGPIAAGM, encoded by the coding sequence GTGCTCATATGGACGTTCATCCTCGGGCTGGCACTCGTGTGTCTGGTCACATTTGCGTTTGTGTGTCAGCATCTGGAGCGGAACAACCCGCGCCACGATGCGATCGCGGGGATGCTCTACGCCTGCGGGCGCTGGTACGTCCGACGAATGCACCGGCTGCAAGTCCGGAGCCAGCACCACCTTCCGGACAATCCCGGCCCACTGATCGTCATCGCCAACCATACCGCAGGCATCGACCCGATCCTGATCCAGTGCGTTTGCCCGTTCGAGATCCGGTGGATGATGGCGGCCGACATGCGCCATCCGCGCGGCGAGCCCTTCTGGCAGTGGATGAAGATCATCTTCGTGGACCGGTCCCGCCCCGACACCAATGCCCTGCGTCTTGCCATCCGGCACGTGCAGGCAGGCGGCGTGCTGGGCATCTTCCCCGAGGGCAGGATCGAACGCCCGCGTGGTGTCCTGCTCCCGTTCCAGCGAGGGGTGGGGGCGCTGGTCAAGCAGACCGGGGCGACCGTGCTCCCGGTGCTCGTCGAGGGCACACCACCAGCTGACACCGCGTGGGGGAGCATCCTGAAGAAGAGCAGGTCCCGCGTGACATTTCTCGCACCGGTCAGTTACTCAGATGACCGCACTAGCGCGCAGGACATCGCGACTGATCTCGAATCGCGCATCGCCGGCGCGATGAAAATGGACAGTACCACTACCTCACGCGCAGCTTCTGATACTGACTTCCAACATCATGCCGATTCCCATCCGATTGATGCAGCGCGTTCCCGCAACAAGCGTCACACCGACGGCGGCCCCATCGCAGCGGGGATGTGA
- a CDS encoding DUF1579 family protein, whose product MSDGSPHLEYLTGCCRTDGTRRGASGGHAVLDVFAGTWDARSLFWIRPGEKPLESTGTMSSQWILGERYLQQRYVGAQMFDQEYAGCGIWGFNSTTGAYECVWCDTAACMILFERGSFDEDKKVYIADSSFISPTTGQIMRRRSVVTVRSNDEHVLETYLGPEPDADELLQANESGSNPFESAPEVLRVSSLDDTFDAPKVMEIRFSRRS is encoded by the coding sequence ATGAGCGATGGATCGCCACACCTTGAATACCTGACTGGATGTTGTCGTACAGATGGGACACGTCGCGGTGCGAGCGGAGGGCACGCGGTTCTTGACGTGTTTGCTGGGACATGGGATGCGCGCAGTTTGTTCTGGATTCGACCCGGCGAAAAACCACTTGAATCAACCGGCACGATGAGCAGCCAGTGGATTCTGGGTGAGCGATACCTTCAGCAGAGATATGTTGGAGCACAGATGTTCGACCAGGAGTATGCTGGCTGTGGCATCTGGGGGTTTAACTCAACTACCGGCGCGTACGAGTGTGTATGGTGTGATACTGCTGCGTGCATGATTCTGTTCGAGCGAGGAAGCTTTGACGAGGACAAGAAGGTGTATATCGCGGATTCGTCTTTCATCTCGCCAACAACTGGACAGATCATGCGCAGACGATCTGTCGTGACGGTTCGATCAAACGACGAGCATGTGCTCGAAACCTACCTCGGGCCTGAACCCGACGCAGATGAGCTGCTGCAGGCAAATGAATCCGGCTCAAATCCGTTTGAGTCCGCTCCTGAGGTGCTGCGCGTGTCCTCTCTCGACGACACCTTTGACGCACCGAAGGTGATGGAAATCCGATTTTCCCGCCGGTCCTGA
- the gltX gene encoding glutamate--tRNA ligase: protein MPENTQSNAPMVTRFAPSPTGHLHIGGARTALFCWALARGQKSNNTQPAGRFMIRVEDTDQARSSDTATRAILVDLAWLGLNWDDGPTLQIDGRTIGGDDRNVGPYEQSRRLEHYNHYLNVLLEKGFAYPAFETPEELNEARKAALADKKAYKYERPDLTGDQLAQRIERMNKGEPCVIRFAVPDEDVCVHDEVLGDVRFADGQIEDFVIRKADGFPTYHFAVVVDDELMGVTHVLRGQEHLANTPKHVALQHALGFGTPTYAHLPLIMNPDGSKMSKRDKDKAVRDACKSGNVDSVPNDVSELDASTFAKWIDDKKSQLDLEVLVQLAGALKVQLPEINVEDFRASGYLPETVCNYLALLGWSPGNDIEKFDNTFLAEKFDLPRIGKTAARFDRAKLLAFNGDAITALPPEAFCARWAEWCDRYEPRITHEIDDASLSLLAQAVQPRCKTFRDAADQAAFLFFDDNAIVFDEKAVEKVLRKGEPKGMAVLAEFAVELEKLSTFDAEPIHDLIKSFSESRNMNMGKIAQPLRVAVTGTPVSPPIDLTLALLGRERTMTRINRTLDLPVATIA, encoded by the coding sequence ATGCCGGAAAACACGCAATCGAACGCTCCTATGGTCACTCGGTTTGCACCCTCCCCCACGGGGCATCTGCACATTGGTGGTGCCCGCACTGCCCTGTTCTGCTGGGCGCTTGCGCGCGGACAGAAATCAAATAACACTCAGCCCGCGGGCCGGTTCATGATCCGTGTGGAGGACACCGATCAGGCGCGTTCGTCCGATACTGCAACCAGAGCGATCCTCGTCGATCTTGCCTGGCTTGGACTCAACTGGGACGATGGCCCAACGCTGCAGATCGACGGCAGGACCATCGGCGGCGACGATCGCAACGTCGGCCCGTACGAGCAATCCAGGCGCCTCGAACATTACAACCATTATTTGAATGTGCTGCTCGAAAAAGGATTCGCGTATCCCGCGTTCGAGACACCCGAGGAACTCAACGAGGCACGCAAAGCTGCGCTCGCTGACAAGAAGGCGTACAAGTACGAACGCCCCGATCTTACTGGTGATCAGCTCGCACAACGCATCGAGCGTATGAATAAGGGCGAGCCGTGCGTCATCAGGTTTGCTGTGCCCGACGAGGACGTGTGCGTTCACGACGAAGTGCTGGGCGATGTGCGCTTCGCCGACGGACAGATCGAAGACTTTGTCATCCGCAAAGCAGACGGGTTCCCGACCTATCACTTCGCTGTGGTTGTGGATGACGAACTGATGGGCGTAACACACGTGCTGCGCGGGCAGGAGCATCTTGCCAACACGCCGAAGCATGTCGCGCTCCAGCACGCGCTCGGGTTCGGCACGCCAACATATGCACACCTGCCGCTCATCATGAACCCTGATGGATCGAAGATGTCAAAGCGCGACAAGGACAAGGCTGTTCGCGACGCGTGCAAGTCAGGCAATGTGGACTCTGTGCCCAACGATGTGAGCGAGCTCGACGCGAGCACATTTGCAAAGTGGATTGACGACAAGAAATCACAGCTTGATCTTGAGGTGCTGGTGCAGCTCGCAGGTGCGCTGAAAGTGCAGCTGCCCGAGATCAACGTCGAAGATTTTCGTGCAAGCGGGTACCTGCCCGAGACCGTGTGCAACTATCTCGCGCTTTTGGGCTGGTCGCCTGGCAACGACATCGAAAAGTTCGACAACACGTTTCTCGCAGAGAAGTTCGACCTGCCCCGCATCGGCAAGACTGCTGCGCGCTTCGATCGCGCGAAGCTGCTCGCGTTTAATGGCGACGCTATCACCGCACTCCCGCCCGAAGCATTCTGCGCACGCTGGGCGGAATGGTGCGATCGGTACGAACCACGTATCACGCACGAGATCGACGATGCAAGCCTCTCGTTGCTGGCGCAGGCTGTGCAGCCACGATGCAAAACATTCCGCGATGCAGCGGATCAGGCAGCGTTCCTGTTCTTCGACGACAACGCGATCGTGTTTGACGAAAAAGCTGTGGAGAAGGTGCTTCGCAAGGGTGAGCCGAAGGGAATGGCTGTGCTCGCGGAGTTCGCAGTGGAGCTTGAAAAACTCTCGACATTCGACGCTGAGCCAATCCACGATCTGATCAAGTCGTTCTCAGAATCACGGAACATGAACATGGGCAAGATTGCCCAGCCATTACGCGTCGCGGTGACTGGCACACCTGTTTCGCCGCCAATCGATCTGACACTGGCACTACTCGGTCGCGAGCGAACGATGACACGCATCAACCGCACACTTGATCTGCCCGTCGCGACGATTGCGTGA
- a CDS encoding DUF1579 family protein encodes MARTSGNGNGLLVLGLAAGLVVGVGGTMWLTSSNAHAAQPEMKADGGQPDAMDAEALMQPNEHHKKLEKHVGTWRTEGWFIMDDPTQRIPINGTSVQTMEMDGRYIFTKFTGDEAPDGSVFRGAGVLGYDNVKQMYFGSWLDNMGTGMMVQYGNMTDDGEIVVEGDFEYAPGEIMTMCNRTKFLDDNTYVESFFMVVGGDEVMQLGELKNTRK; translated from the coding sequence ATGGCACGTACAAGTGGAAACGGGAATGGTCTTCTGGTTCTTGGTCTTGCAGCGGGTCTGGTTGTTGGAGTTGGCGGCACAATGTGGCTGACATCTTCGAACGCACACGCGGCTCAGCCTGAGATGAAAGCGGATGGCGGCCAGCCGGACGCCATGGATGCCGAAGCGCTGATGCAGCCGAATGAGCATCACAAGAAGCTGGAGAAGCATGTCGGCACTTGGCGCACCGAAGGCTGGTTCATTATGGATGATCCCACCCAGCGCATACCCATCAACGGAACTTCAGTACAGACGATGGAGATGGATGGACGTTACATCTTTACGAAGTTTACTGGAGATGAAGCGCCCGATGGCAGTGTCTTTCGAGGTGCGGGTGTCCTTGGTTACGACAACGTCAAGCAGATGTACTTTGGTTCATGGCTTGACAATATGGGCACCGGCATGATGGTGCAGTATGGCAACATGACAGATGATGGTGAGATCGTTGTCGAAGGCGACTTTGAGTATGCACCAGGCGAGATAATGACCATGTGCAACCGTACAAAGTTTCTTGATGACAATACGTATGTCGAGAGTTTCTTTATGGTTGTTGGTGGCGACGAAGTGATGCAACTTGGCGAGTTGAAGAATACGCGTAAATGA
- a CDS encoding tetratricopeptide repeat protein: protein MVEGRLISTVTDLAQQNPLPLEHIVRITRIAVALYPTDYNLLLQRQWILSLVCSLETIYRPDRVSEGDQNKVTALRDSYLDICGRVLAIDDCNAESWYHQSCALDHLERYEEAIKSARKAHSIEPTPDTTCQIAHILQSLERDQEAVRFIDTSGYTHHPDVQEARRIIVSLME, encoded by the coding sequence ATGGTAGAGGGCAGACTCATCAGCACAGTTACAGATCTTGCACAACAAAATCCGCTGCCGCTTGAGCACATAGTGAGAATAACACGAATAGCTGTAGCGCTCTACCCCACAGACTACAATCTGCTTCTACAGCGACAGTGGATACTTAGTCTCGTGTGCTCTCTCGAAACTATCTATCGCCCCGACCGCGTGTCAGAAGGTGACCAGAACAAAGTAACCGCATTGCGAGATTCATATCTGGATATTTGTGGACGAGTACTCGCGATCGATGATTGTAACGCAGAGAGCTGGTATCACCAAAGCTGCGCATTGGATCACTTGGAACGCTACGAAGAGGCGATCAAGTCTGCACGCAAAGCACACAGTATCGAACCTACGCCTGACACAACATGCCAGATCGCTCACATACTTCAGTCACTGGAGCGGGACCAGGAAGCTGTCCGATTCATTGACACGAGCGGTTATACACACCATCCTGATGTACAGGAAGCTCGCCGCATTATTGTGTCACTGATGGAATAG
- the ruvX gene encoding Holliday junction resolvase RuvX, translated as MPAHDSSSPIIRYLAIDLGDKRTGLALGDSFSRLATPVGVLEVPISIHDGGALLDAIDGAIAENLGHNKANSVLVLGLPMNMDGSEGPRAKLVRAFAEKLAQRTGRTVELFDERLTSAEADWLMAQSGLSHKQKKQRRDAIAAAVMLKSYLDQQI; from the coding sequence GTGCCCGCACACGACTCTTCCTCACCCATCATCAGATACCTCGCGATCGACCTTGGCGACAAACGCACCGGGCTTGCGCTGGGCGATTCCTTCTCGCGCTTGGCGACACCTGTCGGCGTGCTCGAAGTGCCCATCTCAATTCATGACGGCGGAGCACTACTCGACGCGATCGATGGTGCTATCGCTGAGAATCTCGGGCACAACAAAGCAAACTCTGTACTCGTGCTCGGGCTGCCCATGAACATGGACGGCTCCGAAGGTCCGCGCGCCAAACTCGTCCGCGCGTTCGCAGAAAAACTCGCGCAGCGCACAGGCCGAACGGTCGAGCTGTTCGACGAGCGTCTCACCAGCGCCGAAGCGGACTGGCTGATGGCACAGTCCGGGCTCTCGCACAAGCAGAAGAAGCAACGGCGCGACGCGATCGCAGCTGCGGTGATGCTGAAGTCGTATCTCGATCAGCAAATATAA
- a CDS encoding replication-associated recombination protein A, with the protein MQDLWADKREQALRAVEPLAVRMRPRTLEEFAGQHEIVGEGKLLRRMIQADTLSSVLLHGPPGTGKTTLAELIAVHTSRAFVRENAADVGVKRIREVLDEAARRLHSSGRRTILFLDEIHRFNRAQQDVLLRDVERGLITLIGATTENPIFACNSALISRSTLFRLELLNEADIFAVLERAAADKERGFGNFNIDLTEDAKRVWAKKCDGDARRALSALEVAVLSTLKTIGENETIVIDHAAAEESIQLKAAVYDATGDEHYDTISAMIKSIRGSDPDAAVYWIARMLEAGEDVRFIARRLSILASEDIGNADPRATMLASAAWQIVERIGMPEARITLAQLATYLAVAPKSNASYTAINEAMDDVRGNRTVPVPIYLRDAHAAPAADGSKHGHGYKYSHDAEDNITDQDYLGVDRTYYNPTQNGLEKQIAERLREIRELRAKLQQRNREQK; encoded by the coding sequence ATGCAGGATCTGTGGGCGGACAAACGGGAGCAGGCGTTGCGCGCGGTCGAGCCGCTCGCGGTCCGCATGCGTCCGCGCACGCTTGAGGAGTTTGCCGGTCAGCACGAGATTGTCGGCGAAGGCAAGCTGCTCCGGCGGATGATCCAGGCGGACACACTCAGTTCAGTGCTGCTCCACGGCCCGCCGGGGACTGGCAAGACGACGCTAGCGGAGTTGATCGCGGTCCACACGTCGCGGGCGTTTGTCCGCGAGAATGCTGCGGACGTGGGCGTGAAGCGCATCCGCGAGGTGCTCGACGAGGCGGCACGAAGGCTGCACAGCTCGGGCCGGCGCACGATCCTGTTCCTCGACGAGATCCACCGGTTCAACCGCGCCCAGCAGGACGTGCTATTGCGCGATGTGGAGCGCGGACTCATCACACTGATCGGCGCAACGACAGAGAACCCGATCTTCGCGTGCAACAGCGCGCTCATCTCAAGAAGCACACTGTTCAGACTGGAACTTCTCAACGAAGCAGACATCTTCGCTGTGCTCGAACGCGCGGCAGCTGACAAGGAACGCGGATTCGGGAACTTCAACATCGATTTGACAGAGGACGCGAAGCGCGTCTGGGCGAAGAAGTGCGATGGCGACGCACGGCGCGCCCTTTCGGCGCTCGAGGTCGCGGTGCTCTCGACGCTCAAGACCATCGGTGAGAACGAGACGATCGTCATCGATCACGCGGCAGCGGAGGAGAGCATCCAGCTGAAGGCGGCGGTCTACGACGCGACCGGAGACGAGCACTACGACACGATCAGCGCGATGATAAAGAGCATCCGCGGGAGCGACCCCGATGCTGCGGTGTACTGGATCGCGCGGATGCTCGAAGCGGGCGAGGACGTGCGGTTTATCGCGCGCAGGCTCTCGATCCTCGCGAGCGAGGACATCGGCAATGCTGATCCGCGCGCGACAATGCTTGCATCAGCAGCGTGGCAGATTGTCGAGCGCATCGGCATGCCCGAAGCGCGCATCACACTCGCGCAGCTCGCGACGTATCTTGCTGTTGCGCCGAAGAGCAATGCGAGCTACACGGCGATCAATGAAGCAATGGACGACGTCCGGGGGAATCGCACGGTGCCGGTGCCGATCTATCTGCGTGATGCGCACGCTGCCCCTGCAGCCGACGGATCAAAGCACGGGCACGGATACAAGTACTCGCACGACGCTGAAGACAACATCACCGACCAGGACTACCTCGGCGTTGACAGGACGTACTACAACCCGACGCAGAACGGCCTCGAAAAGCAGATAGCTGAGAGATTGAGGGAGATTCGCGAGTTGCGGGCGAAACTGCAGCAGCGAAACAGAGAGCAGAAATAA
- the ribB gene encoding 3,4-dihydroxy-2-butanone-4-phosphate synthase: MATTKLDHLDETARAGTFSPVSELLEELRAGRIIILCDDEHRENEGDMVVAAEHVTPEIVTFMLTHARGYMCLSLTEADCDRLELHDQAAVNTSVRGTPFTVSIDGHPRHGFTTGVSARERARTIKLALDPESTPDDFVRPGHINPLRSRDGGVLVRTGQTEGSVDLCRLAGLQPAALIIEIMGDDGEMLRGPALADFARQHGIKMGTIADIIEYRLARESLVRRVDTGPDAKVKTPYGEFDLIVFESLVDPLPHIVLSVGGVGLLDSSGRVKSCDDPTLVRMHRRNLLGDVFDDPGASEHSTGSLLRASMKRIQAEGRGCIVYLRPEGIGEDLAQKLLTIRRPKFESGTERLDLTHPDSMASGALPMDQREFGVGGQILRQLGLTRLRVLTNTPKAMPGLDAFGLEIIEQVHIR, encoded by the coding sequence ATGGCCACCACCAAACTCGATCACCTTGATGAAACCGCCCGTGCCGGAACGTTTTCCCCCGTTTCAGAACTGCTCGAGGAACTCAGGGCTGGCAGAATCATCATCCTGTGTGACGATGAACATCGCGAAAACGAGGGTGACATGGTGGTTGCTGCAGAGCACGTGACCCCGGAAATCGTCACGTTCATGCTCACCCATGCCCGCGGGTATATGTGCCTGTCACTGACTGAAGCCGACTGTGATCGTCTGGAACTCCACGACCAGGCAGCGGTGAATACGTCCGTCCGTGGAACGCCTTTCACGGTTTCGATCGATGGCCATCCAAGGCACGGGTTTACCACCGGGGTGAGCGCTCGCGAGCGTGCTCGGACCATCAAACTGGCTCTTGATCCTGAATCGACACCGGACGACTTTGTCAGGCCTGGGCATATCAATCCATTGCGATCCCGCGATGGTGGTGTGCTGGTCAGGACGGGGCAGACAGAAGGGTCTGTCGATCTGTGCAGGCTTGCTGGACTCCAGCCAGCCGCTCTGATCATCGAGATCATGGGGGATGATGGTGAGATGCTGCGGGGACCTGCTCTCGCAGACTTTGCACGTCAGCATGGCATCAAAATGGGCACGATTGCGGACATTATCGAGTATCGCCTTGCTCGCGAGAGCCTCGTGCGCAGGGTGGATACTGGTCCTGACGCGAAGGTGAAAACGCCGTACGGTGAGTTTGACCTGATCGTGTTCGAGAGTCTGGTTGACCCGCTTCCCCACATCGTGCTGAGTGTTGGAGGCGTTGGCCTGCTGGATTCATCGGGACGTGTGAAGTCGTGCGATGATCCCACGCTTGTTCGTATGCATCGTCGCAACTTGCTTGGCGATGTCTTCGATGATCCCGGAGCGAGCGAGCACAGTACAGGATCGCTGCTGCGTGCCTCAATGAAGCGGATCCAGGCTGAGGGCAGGGGGTGTATTGTGTACCTGCGCCCGGAGGGCATCGGAGAGGATCTCGCTCAGAAACTCCTGACGATCCGTCGACCGAAGTTTGAGTCCGGCACCGAGCGTCTGGATCTGACCCACCCCGATTCGATGGCATCCGGTGCACTTCCCATGGATCAGCGCGAGTTCGGCGTTGGCGGGCAGATTCTCAGGCAACTCGGGCTGACTAGACTTCGGGTGCTGACAAACACACCAAAGGCCATGCCGGGTCTCGACGCATTCGGTCTGGAAATTATCGAGCAAGTTCACATCCGATAA
- a CDS encoding prepilin-type N-terminal cleavage/methylation domain-containing protein, which produces MPNPAEPHSYARHCTSRLVRGRFFRGFTLIEIMIVVGIIGVLASIMIPVARSWRHDAQRVAFVGSLKTFANSTVQFVAETGMLPPGGRAGTLPYYLRNHIRQSAWEQPTPIGGQWDIDTSRRSGWSRVGVLFGQQDDRRTEFMENIDGMIDDGHIGRGDFRRVGFRKYMFYIVR; this is translated from the coding sequence ATGCCAAACCCAGCGGAACCACACTCATACGCACGACATTGCACATCGCGGTTGGTGCGAGGTAGGTTTTTCCGCGGATTTACACTCATTGAGATTATGATCGTGGTTGGCATCATCGGTGTGCTCGCGTCGATCATGATTCCAGTTGCGCGAAGCTGGCGTCACGATGCCCAGCGCGTTGCGTTTGTCGGATCACTCAAGACATTTGCGAACAGCACGGTCCAGTTTGTTGCTGAAACAGGCATGCTGCCACCCGGTGGTCGTGCGGGCACGTTGCCATACTACCTTCGGAACCACATCCGCCAGAGTGCATGGGAACAGCCGACGCCGATCGGTGGTCAGTGGGACATCGACACAAGCAGACGCTCTGGTTGGTCACGGGTCGGCGTGCTGTTCGGCCAGCAGGACGATCGCAGGACCGAGTTCATGGAAAACATCGACGGCATGATCGACGACGGGCATATTGGCCGAGGTGATTTCAGGCGGGTTGGCTTCAGAAAGTACATGTTCTACATCGTGCGCTGA
- a CDS encoding HD domain-containing protein — MSSNSTRTDQLSISQLQPGDAVATVLMMRNAAIGRTRTDKPYFRAIVADRTGEMQARMWDVDEATVGKLLHENVVWIEGKVDSYNNARQLIVTAIDAVEATPEQLGDLLPRSQFDASAMFAELLEHLRTLEHPAMRALAKAYIEDKGLMEKLIKSPAAKSMHHAVVSGLLEHTLNLLRLADAVCPLYPGINRDIVMMGLFIHDLGKTSELSMTGGFDYTDRGNLVGHIGDGLLMLRDKVRTAEAGFGGPLPENAVLALEHIIASHHGVPEYGAMKLPSTPEAVLVSNLDNLDAKTWMALSVSRTDQAVESPGEWSEKHFGLGTRVYKPDPLAE; from the coding sequence ATGAGTTCAAACTCCACACGGACCGACCAGCTCTCCATCTCGCAGCTTCAACCTGGCGACGCGGTCGCCACCGTGCTGATGATGCGAAACGCAGCCATCGGCCGCACCCGCACGGATAAGCCCTATTTCCGGGCCATTGTTGCTGACCGCACAGGCGAGATGCAGGCCCGCATGTGGGACGTCGATGAGGCGACCGTCGGCAAGCTCCTGCACGAGAACGTGGTCTGGATTGAGGGGAAGGTCGATTCCTACAACAACGCGCGTCAGTTGATTGTCACGGCGATCGACGCCGTCGAAGCAACACCCGAGCAACTGGGCGATCTGCTTCCACGTTCGCAGTTCGATGCCTCAGCCATGTTTGCCGAACTGCTGGAGCATCTGCGCACGCTCGAACACCCCGCGATGCGCGCACTCGCCAAAGCGTACATCGAGGACAAGGGCCTGATGGAAAAGCTCATCAAGTCCCCAGCAGCAAAGTCCATGCACCACGCGGTTGTCTCTGGGCTCCTGGAGCACACCCTGAATCTGCTCAGGCTCGCCGACGCGGTGTGCCCGCTCTATCCCGGGATCAACCGAGACATCGTGATGATGGGGCTGTTCATCCACGATCTGGGTAAGACGAGCGAACTCTCCATGACCGGCGGGTTCGATTACACCGATCGTGGCAATCTCGTCGGGCACATCGGCGACGGCCTGCTCATGCTGCGTGACAAGGTTCGCACTGCAGAAGCCGGGTTTGGCGGCCCTCTCCCGGAGAACGCCGTGCTCGCGCTCGAGCACATCATTGCGTCGCATCACGGCGTGCCCGAGTACGGCGCCATGAAGCTCCCATCAACGCCGGAGGCGGTGCTCGTCTCGAATCTCGACAATCTCGATGCAAAGACATGGATGGCGCTGAGCGTGTCACGCACCGATCAGGCGGTCGAATCGCCCGGTGAGTGGTCAGAAAAGCACTTCGGTCTGGGCACGCGTGTGTACAAGCCTGATCCGTTGGCGGAGTGA
- a CDS encoding SMI1/KNR4 family protein has translation MPKLKLPDNFYRTYVDSPPPAPPKPADFARVEKKLGIKLPASYKAALAEQDGGSLRVDLFRLEKTSPRWYGMGKEYFLTDIAGVVNNKYHKLVEMTESARQWGVEDGLFPIEGDGHTWCCLDYRKNGPKRNPSITHFEPDDGPIDEGDSSREFAVAPSFEALIASAIIPLHRHDYALIALNNGAPRGPKTLQPIMRKLRCKKYNYPGQSGSKDCPLQPAWEWAKYKSVHSDTSPNIPLLVTLENNKANKLSDRKTAEREANHPMLTVNVHPKHEKACLAELLEALGDKAVLIHGVT, from the coding sequence ATGCCCAAGCTCAAGCTACCAGACAACTTTTATAGAACATACGTCGATTCCCCGCCACCAGCCCCGCCGAAGCCAGCAGACTTCGCTCGGGTCGAAAAGAAGCTCGGCATCAAGCTGCCCGCATCATACAAGGCTGCGCTTGCCGAACAGGACGGCGGTTCGCTGCGAGTTGATCTGTTCAGGCTGGAAAAGACATCGCCTCGGTGGTACGGGATGGGGAAGGAATATTTCCTGACCGATATAGCTGGTGTCGTAAACAATAAATATCACAAGCTCGTCGAAATGACAGAATCTGCTCGACAATGGGGTGTTGAGGACGGACTCTTCCCAATTGAAGGTGATGGACATACATGGTGCTGCTTGGACTATCGAAAAAATGGGCCGAAGCGCAATCCATCAATCACACACTTTGAACCGGACGACGGTCCAATCGACGAGGGAGACAGCTCCCGCGAGTTTGCAGTTGCTCCCTCGTTTGAAGCGTTGATCGCGTCCGCCATCATCCCGTTGCACCGACATGACTACGCGCTCATCGCGCTAAACAATGGCGCGCCCCGCGGCCCGAAGACGCTCCAGCCGATCATGAGAAAACTGCGATGCAAGAAATACAACTATCCGGGGCAGAGCGGCAGCAAGGACTGCCCACTCCAGCCCGCGTGGGAATGGGCAAAGTATAAAAGTGTTCACTCTGATACAAGCCCCAACATCCCACTGCTCGTGACACTGGAGAATAACAAAGCGAATAAACTATCCGACAGAAAGACCGCTGAGCGTGAAGCCAACCATCCCATGCTGACCGTCAACGTCCATCCAAAGCACGAAAAAGCATGTCTTGCAGAACTGCTCGAAGCACTCGGTGACAAAGCGGTGCTGATTCACGGCGTGACGTAA